In the Mycolicibacter sp. MU0102 genome, one interval contains:
- a CDS encoding carboxymuconolactone decarboxylase family protein, whose product MDQQTYDRGREIRAAVLGNAYVATADPGDDFSKPFQDLVTEYCWGAVWGREGLSRKTRSMLNLAMIAVLNRPNELRTHVKGALTNGVTREEIREVFMQVAIYAGVPAAVDSFRIAREAFAEYEQQQ is encoded by the coding sequence ATGGATCAACAGACCTACGACCGCGGCCGCGAGATCCGTGCCGCCGTGCTGGGCAACGCCTATGTCGCCACCGCCGACCCCGGAGACGACTTCTCGAAACCGTTCCAGGACCTGGTCACCGAGTATTGCTGGGGGGCGGTATGGGGGCGCGAGGGCCTGTCGCGCAAGACCCGCAGCATGCTCAACCTGGCCATGATCGCGGTGCTCAACCGGCCCAACGAGCTGCGCACCCACGTCAAGGGCGCGCTCACCAACGGCGTCACACGTGAGGAGATCCGCGAGGTCTTCATGCAGGTGGCGATCTACGCGGGCGTCCCGGCCGCAGTGGACAGCTTCCGGATCGCCCGTGAGGCGTTCGCCGAGTACGAGCAGCAGCAGTGA